From a single Lineus longissimus chromosome 16, tnLinLong1.2, whole genome shotgun sequence genomic region:
- the LOC135500169 gene encoding tRNA N(3)-methylcytidine methyltransferase METTL2-like, with translation MAEETFERQKRPQFGNRFLTDSKNVFQHNAWDNVVWDEEQEAEAKSKVALNSTVLMSEEKQEKIANEADKHWDTFYQIHQNRFFKDRHWLFTEFAELASNVSLDGVPVRKPEDGVPECGNDELSAILSSQKIPAEDTITGAGEKIPAEDTITGAGEKMPAEDTITGAGEKIPAEDTITGAGEKMPAEDTITGAGEKIPAEDTITGAGEKMHVSDDDTSSGAGEKIPGNKGIATVTERTDQNLGTDAIRYAYPGSGSTYRILEIGCGAGNTVFPVLQTNNDPGLFVYCCDFSGVAVDIVKNHRDYDVTRCHAFVYDVTEDETFPFPEKSLDVIVLIFVLSAIKPDRMQYVVTKLATFLKPGGKILFRDYGLYDMAQLRFKEGRCLSDNFYARGDGTRVYFFTQDELRNLFTTAGLEEEQNMIDRRLQVNRGRQLKMYRVWIQCKYTKPLR, from the exons ATGGCTGAAGAAACTTTTGAGCGTCAGAAAAGGCCGCAATTTGGCAACCGATTTCTTACTGATTCAAAGAATGTTTTTCAACATAATGCATG GGACAATGTTGTCTGGGATGAAGAGCAAGAAGCGGAGGCAAAATCGAAAGTTGCATTGAATTCAACAGTTTTGATGTCAGAAGAGAAGCAAG AAAAGATAGCAAATGAAGCGGACAAACATTGGGACACATTCTACCAGATCCATCAAAACAGATTCTTCAAGGACCGTCACTGGCTTTTCACAGAATTTGCTGAACTTGCTTCGAATGTGTCATTAGATGGAGTACCTGTGCGTAAACCAGAAGATGGTGTTCCGGAGTGTGGGAATGATGAGTTATCCGCTATTTTGAGCTCTCAGAAAATACCAGCTGAAGACACGATTACTGGAGCTGGGGAGAAAATACCAGCTGAAGACACGATTACTGGAGCTGGGGAGAAAATGCCAGCTGAAGACACCATTACTGGAGCTGGGGAGAAAATACCAGCTGAAGACACCATTACTGGAGCTGGGGAGAAAATGCCAGCTGAAGACACCATTACTGGAGCTGGGGAGAAAATACCAGCTGAAGACACCATTACTGGAGCTGGGGAGAAAATGCATGTATCGGATGACGACACTAGTTCTGGAGCTGGGGAGAAAATACCGGGTAATAAAGGAATTGCGACAGTGACAGAGCGAACGGACCAAAACCTTGGTACAGATGCCATACGGTACGCTTACCCTGGGAGTGGATCTACTTACAGGATATTAGAA ATAGGATGTGGTGCTGGCAATACAGTCTTCCCCGTCTTGCAGACAAACAA TGACCCAGGGTTGTTCGTGTATTGTTGTGATTTCTCTGGTGTTGCTGTGGACATTGTTAAG AACCATCGAGACTATGACGTGACAAGATGCCATGCATTTGTCTACGACGTGACCGAAGATGAAACCTTTCCATTCCCTGAGAAGAGCCTTGATGTCATTGTGCTGATATTTGTATTGTCAGCCATCAAGCCGGACAG GATGCAGTATGTTGTAACAAAGCTTGCCACATTCCTGAAACCAGGCGGCAAAATCCTTTTCCGTGATTACGGTCTCTACGATATGGCACAGCTACGGTTCAAAGAGGGGCGCTGCTTGTCTGATAACTTCTATGCGCGGGGAGATGGCACCAGAGTCTACTTTTTCACACAAG ATGAATTACGGAATTTGTTCACGACGGCAGGACTGGAGGAAGAACAGAACATGATTGATCGGAGGTTGCAGGTCAATAGGGGGCGCCAGTTAAAGATGTATCGTGTCTGGATCCAATGCAAATATACGAAACCACTGAGATAA